One genomic segment of Pandoraea thiooxydans includes these proteins:
- the yihA gene encoding ribosome biogenesis GTP-binding protein YihA/YsxC → MSLLHQARFFTTVNHLRDLPPTAVPEVAFAGRSNAGKSSALNTLCNQKRLAFSSKTPGRTQHINYFEIAKAEHVFGYLVDLPGYGYAQVPGAAKAHWQALLGDYLRQRPQLRGLVLVMDARRPFTELDEQLIEWFLPTGRPIHAILTKADKLTRQEATLVLRKAGETFASYGRSDGLPDDHPDAPPQFTVQLFSSLKRTGIAEAQRTLEHWLDIPSREQPVAQQAASTVHAEANDASAEGAPTDTR, encoded by the coding sequence ATGTCCCTACTGCATCAGGCGCGTTTTTTTACGACCGTCAACCATTTGCGTGATTTGCCGCCTACCGCGGTGCCCGAAGTGGCCTTCGCCGGACGCTCCAACGCCGGCAAGTCGAGCGCGCTCAATACGCTGTGCAACCAAAAGCGCCTGGCGTTTTCAAGCAAGACGCCGGGGCGCACGCAGCACATCAACTACTTCGAGATCGCGAAGGCCGAGCATGTCTTCGGCTATTTGGTCGACCTGCCGGGCTACGGCTATGCGCAAGTCCCGGGCGCTGCCAAGGCTCACTGGCAGGCGCTGCTTGGAGACTACCTGCGCCAGCGGCCGCAGCTTCGCGGGCTGGTGCTGGTCATGGACGCTCGGCGCCCATTTACCGAACTCGATGAGCAGCTGATCGAATGGTTCTTGCCGACTGGCCGGCCGATTCACGCGATTTTGACCAAGGCAGACAAATTGACGCGGCAGGAAGCGACGCTCGTTCTGCGCAAGGCCGGCGAAACATTTGCGAGCTATGGCCGCTCGGATGGTTTGCCGGACGATCATCCCGACGCGCCGCCGCAATTCACTGTGCAGCTCTTTTCGTCGCTCAAGCGGACCGGCATCGCAGAAGCTCAACGGACGCTGGAGCATTGGCTGGATATCCCCTCTCGCGAACAGCCTGTCGCCCAACAGGCGGCTTCGACAGTCCATGCCGAGGCGAACGATGCCAGTGCCGAGGGCGCGCCGACCGATACCCGGTAG
- the hemB gene encoding porphobilinogen synthase, whose protein sequence is MSSYPLLRPRRMRRDDFSRRLMRENRLSTDDLIYPVFIVEGQHRREQVGSMPGVERLSVDQLLITAERCVALGIPVLALFPNIEPTLKTPDGRIAADPDGLVPRAVRALKQHFPELGVLTDVALDPYTTHGQDGVLDEAGYVLNEETKDILVAQALTQAEAGVDIVAPSDMMDGRIGAVRVALEESGHIHTRIMAYAAKYASAFYGPFRDAVGSAANLGKGNKMTYQMDPANSDEALREVALDIEEGADMVMVKPGMPYLDIVRRVKDEFRYPTYAYQVSGEYAMLKAAAQKGWLDHDRVMMESLLAFKRAGADGILTYFALDAANLLKAQGA, encoded by the coding sequence ATGAGTTCCTATCCGCTGTTGCGCCCTCGCCGCATGCGCCGCGACGACTTTTCCCGTCGACTGATGCGCGAGAATCGCCTGTCGACGGATGACCTGATTTATCCGGTTTTCATTGTGGAAGGCCAGCACCGTCGCGAGCAAGTCGGATCGATGCCTGGCGTGGAGCGGCTGTCGGTCGATCAATTGCTGATCACTGCAGAGCGTTGTGTGGCGCTTGGCATACCGGTATTGGCGCTTTTCCCCAATATCGAACCGACGCTCAAAACGCCTGATGGCCGGATTGCCGCCGACCCCGACGGCTTGGTTCCGCGGGCGGTCCGAGCATTGAAACAGCACTTTCCGGAGTTGGGCGTGCTCACCGATGTCGCACTCGACCCGTACACCACCCACGGTCAGGATGGCGTACTCGACGAAGCCGGGTATGTGCTCAACGAAGAAACCAAGGACATCCTGGTGGCGCAAGCCCTGACGCAGGCCGAAGCGGGGGTCGATATCGTCGCACCGTCCGATATGATGGATGGCCGCATCGGCGCCGTTCGAGTCGCGCTGGAAGAGAGCGGTCACATCCACACACGTATCATGGCTTATGCCGCCAAATACGCGTCGGCATTTTATGGTCCGTTCCGAGACGCCGTCGGATCGGCGGCCAATCTGGGCAAAGGCAACAAAATGACTTACCAGATGGATCCGGCCAACAGCGATGAGGCCCTGCGCGAGGTCGCACTCGATATCGAGGAAGGGGCCGACATGGTGATGGTGAAGCCTGGCATGCCATATCTGGATATTGTGCGGCGCGTCAAGGACGAGTTCCGTTATCCGACCTATGCCTACCAGGTCAGCGGCGAGTACGCAATGCTCAAGGCCGCGGCGCAGAAGGGCTGGCTGGATCATGACAGGGTCATGATGGAATCATTGCTCGCGTTCAAGCGGGCTGGAGCGGACGGGATATTGACCTACTTCGCGCTGGATGCGGCCAATCTGCTTAAAGCACAGGGCGCATAA
- the cutA gene encoding divalent-cation tolerance protein CutA — translation MNKLLMVMTTFPDAAKAQVAAEGIVAQRLGACVKQLAPCTSIYRWESNVESTQEVPLLIATSAACYAALEQYILTQHPYQVPEIVAWPLERALPAYADWVIQEAGGVSNV, via the coding sequence ATGAATAAGTTACTGATGGTCATGACCACCTTTCCTGACGCCGCCAAGGCGCAAGTCGCTGCCGAAGGCATCGTTGCCCAGCGCCTTGGCGCATGCGTCAAGCAACTCGCGCCGTGCACGTCCATCTACCGTTGGGAAAGCAACGTCGAGTCCACCCAGGAAGTGCCCCTGCTCATCGCCACCAGCGCAGCTTGTTACGCAGCGCTCGAGCAATATATCCTGACCCAGCATCCATATCAGGTGCCTGAAATTGTGGCCTGGCCGCTTGAGCGAGCCCTGCCCGCCTATGCCGATTGGGTCATACAGGAAGCCGGAGGGGTCTCCAATGTATAG
- a CDS encoding c-type cytochrome: MNRVWKFLAIAPLAITLAALAGSVWGAEAQPPAKPDLNRGQAIAKQVCAACHGADGNSAVGTYPKLAGQHAAYLYKQLKEFKSHARNNAIMMGMASALSDQDMRNVAAYFASQKEKPGFATDKSTVALGQKIFRGGIAEKGVPACAACHGPTGAGIPTQYPRLGGQWAEYTQTQLVAFREGTRTNSVPMHDIASRLTTKEIQAVADYIAGLR; the protein is encoded by the coding sequence ATGAACCGAGTGTGGAAGTTTCTGGCGATAGCACCGTTGGCAATCACACTGGCCGCTTTGGCCGGCAGCGTTTGGGGCGCAGAAGCTCAGCCGCCCGCCAAACCCGATCTCAACCGAGGACAAGCGATTGCCAAGCAAGTCTGTGCGGCCTGCCACGGGGCGGACGGCAATAGCGCCGTCGGAACCTATCCGAAGCTCGCCGGGCAGCATGCCGCCTACCTCTACAAACAGCTCAAGGAATTCAAATCCCACGCGCGCAATAACGCGATCATGATGGGGATGGCCTCCGCGCTGTCCGACCAGGACATGCGCAATGTGGCTGCTTACTTCGCCTCGCAAAAAGAAAAACCGGGGTTCGCGACAGACAAGAGCACCGTGGCGCTGGGCCAGAAGATTTTCCGCGGCGGTATCGCCGAGAAGGGTGTTCCCGCTTGCGCGGCCTGCCACGGCCCCACGGGAGCCGGCATTCCGACGCAATATCCCCGGCTGGGCGGTCAATGGGCCGAATATACGCAAACGCAGTTGGTGGCCTTTCGCGAAGGCACTCGCACCAACAGCGTGCCGATGCACGATATCGCCTCGCGTCTGACGACCAAGGAAATCCAGGCTGTAGCCGACTACATAGCTGGACTCCGATAA
- the dsbD gene encoding protein-disulfide reductase DsbD: MLVLLACLTAISLLFSLSARADTDFLAPDAAFQAQLGETGSGALQIRFNVAPGYYLYRERFAFATTTPGVVLGTPEFPKGEIKYDPTFQKELEVYHHSMAVRIPIEHASGPFEVQVTMQGCADKGLCYPPMHTTLHIVNTALQAPGVMVTPASRPAVGSTWAQVLAGRDDFGQIEQWLSGGSLWLTLAIFLGLGLLLTFTPCVLPMVPILSSIVVGQGARRSRALGLSVAYVLGMALVNTAIGVAAGLLGQGLTAALQDPWVLSAFALLIIALAGSMFGFYELQLPSALRSRIDDISRRQRGGQWGGALVMGVLSALIVSPCVTAPLAAVLAFIAKTGNAVFGGAALFSMSLGMGIPLLLVGLGAGAILPASGPWMESVKRLFGVVLLGLALWILRTVLPTWLSMLAWAGLLLASASYLRVFDPLPDAASGWHRLWKGLGVGLAVAAVLLLIGLARGGRDPLQPLAPITSMRFAGTAGENPAGSLHFKRVKTLADLQRAVASAKRPVMLDFYADWCVSCKEMEKFTFSDPRIQRRLSHVLLLQADVTANDSADQALLKQFGLFGPPGILFFDASGHQIAGARVIGYQDSGRFLRSLDQALGSGSTVAANHS; the protein is encoded by the coding sequence ATGCTTGTCCTGCTCGCGTGCCTGACAGCGATATCGCTTCTTTTCTCGCTTTCGGCCCGTGCCGACACCGATTTCCTGGCGCCTGACGCCGCCTTCCAAGCGCAGCTGGGCGAAACGGGCTCCGGTGCATTGCAGATCCGGTTTAACGTCGCCCCGGGATACTATCTCTATCGTGAGCGCTTCGCGTTTGCCACGACCACGCCGGGCGTCGTGCTGGGAACTCCGGAATTTCCCAAGGGCGAGATCAAATATGACCCGACCTTTCAGAAAGAGCTCGAGGTCTATCACCATTCGATGGCGGTGCGCATACCCATCGAGCACGCCAGCGGACCGTTCGAGGTTCAGGTCACGATGCAGGGATGCGCCGACAAAGGATTGTGCTACCCGCCGATGCACACGACTTTGCATATCGTCAATACAGCACTGCAGGCACCCGGCGTAATGGTGACCCCGGCATCCCGACCGGCAGTTGGCTCGACATGGGCGCAGGTGCTGGCGGGCCGCGACGATTTCGGTCAGATCGAGCAATGGCTATCCGGTGGCAGCCTGTGGCTCACCCTGGCGATTTTTCTCGGGCTCGGTCTGCTGTTGACGTTTACGCCATGCGTATTGCCGATGGTGCCGATTCTGTCGTCCATTGTCGTTGGTCAAGGAGCCCGGCGAAGTCGGGCATTGGGCCTGTCTGTCGCCTACGTTCTGGGCATGGCATTGGTCAACACCGCAATTGGCGTGGCGGCAGGACTGTTAGGGCAGGGGCTGACTGCGGCGCTGCAAGACCCCTGGGTGTTGAGCGCGTTCGCGTTGTTGATCATTGCGCTGGCCGGATCGATGTTTGGCTTCTATGAGCTTCAGTTGCCGTCAGCGCTGCGCAGCCGCATCGACGACATCTCGCGAAGGCAGCGCGGCGGCCAATGGGGCGGTGCTCTCGTCATGGGAGTACTATCGGCGCTGATCGTCAGCCCGTGCGTGACGGCGCCGCTGGCGGCCGTACTGGCATTCATCGCAAAAACAGGGAATGCGGTTTTCGGCGGTGCGGCGCTGTTTTCCATGTCGCTTGGCATGGGGATCCCATTGCTGCTGGTCGGTCTCGGGGCCGGTGCCATCCTGCCGGCCAGCGGGCCCTGGATGGAGAGCGTCAAACGGCTTTTCGGCGTCGTGCTGCTTGGTCTCGCACTCTGGATTCTGCGCACTGTCTTGCCGACATGGTTGTCCATGCTGGCGTGGGCCGGGCTGCTCCTGGCCAGCGCCTCCTATCTCCGAGTGTTCGATCCGTTGCCGGATGCGGCGTCCGGCTGGCACCGTTTATGGAAGGGCTTGGGCGTCGGTCTCGCGGTCGCGGCTGTGCTGTTGCTGATCGGACTCGCCCGCGGCGGGCGCGATCCGCTGCAGCCACTGGCGCCGATCACCTCAATGAGGTTTGCCGGGACGGCAGGCGAAAATCCCGCCGGCTCGTTGCATTTCAAGCGCGTCAAGACGCTCGCTGATCTGCAGCGTGCCGTCGCTTCGGCCAAGCGGCCGGTCATGCTGGATTTTTATGCCGATTGGTGCGTGAGCTGCAAGGAAATGGAGAAATTCACCTTCAGCGATCCCCGCATCCAACGCCGGCTGAGCCACGTCCTGCTGCTCCAGGCGGACGTGACCGCCAATGATTCAGCCGACCAGGCGCTGCTCAAGCAATTCGGGCTGTTTGGGCCACCCGGCATTCTGTTTTTCGACGCGAGTGGGCATCAAATCGCCGGTGCGCGTGTCATCGGCTACCAGGACTCGGGCAGATTTCTGCGCAGCCTCGATCAAGCGCTTGGTTCAGGTAGTACCGTTGCCGCAAATCACTCATAG
- the rplQ gene encoding 50S ribosomal protein L17, producing MRHRHGLRKLNRTSSHRLAMLRNMSNSLIAHEAIKTTLPKAKELRKVVEPLITLGKKPSLANRRLAFNRLRDRDSVAKLFDELGPRYANRPGGYLRILKFGFRVGDNAPMALVELVDRPEVQEEAAAEE from the coding sequence ATGCGTCACCGCCATGGTTTGCGTAAGCTCAACCGCACCAGCAGCCACCGCTTGGCAATGCTGCGTAACATGTCCAACTCTTTGATCGCCCATGAAGCGATCAAGACGACTCTGCCGAAAGCTAAAGAGCTGCGCAAAGTCGTCGAGCCGCTGATCACGCTCGGCAAGAAGCCTTCCCTGGCCAATCGTCGACTGGCTTTCAACCGCCTGCGTGACCGTGATTCGGTTGCCAAGCTGTTCGATGAACTGGGCCCGCGCTACGCGAATCGCCCCGGTGGTTACCTGCGCATCCTGAAGTTCGGGTTCCGTGTTGGCGATAACGCCCCGATGGCACTGGTCGAGCTGGTCGATCGCCCGGAGGTCCAGGAAGAGGCGGCCGCTGAGGAATAA
- a CDS encoding DNA-directed RNA polymerase subunit alpha has protein sequence MQTSLLKPKIIAVEPIGEHHAKVVMEPFERGYGHTLGNALRRVLLSSMVGYAPTEVTIAGVVHEYSTIDGVQEDVVNFLLNLKGAVFKLHNRDEVTVALRKEGEGVVRAGDIEVPHDVEIINPDHVIAHLAKGGKLDVQIKVERGRGYVPGNVRRYGDDSAKIIGRIVLDASFSPVQRVSYAVESARVEQRTDLDKLVMNIETNGVVSPEEAIRQSARILVDQLSVFAALEGTEAASEAPSRAPQIDPILLRPVDDLELTVRSANCLKAENIYYIGDLIQRTENELLKTPNLGRKSLNEIKEVLASRGLTLGMKLENWPPAGLEK, from the coding sequence ATGCAAACCAGTTTGTTGAAACCCAAGATCATTGCGGTTGAGCCGATCGGTGAACATCACGCCAAAGTCGTGATGGAACCGTTCGAACGCGGTTACGGCCACACCTTGGGGAACGCGTTGCGCCGCGTGCTGTTGTCATCGATGGTCGGTTATGCCCCTACCGAGGTCACGATCGCCGGTGTGGTGCATGAATACTCCACCATCGACGGTGTGCAAGAGGATGTAGTCAATTTCCTGTTGAACCTTAAGGGTGCGGTATTCAAACTGCACAATCGCGACGAAGTAACCGTCGCGTTGCGCAAGGAAGGTGAAGGCGTGGTACGCGCCGGCGATATCGAAGTACCCCACGATGTCGAAATCATCAACCCCGATCACGTGATTGCTCACTTGGCCAAGGGTGGAAAGCTCGACGTTCAGATCAAGGTCGAACGTGGTCGCGGCTACGTGCCGGGTAATGTGCGTCGCTACGGCGATGACAGCGCCAAGATTATCGGGCGCATTGTGCTGGACGCTTCGTTCTCGCCCGTGCAACGTGTGAGCTATGCGGTCGAAAGCGCGCGCGTCGAACAGCGTACTGACCTGGACAAGTTGGTCATGAATATCGAGACCAACGGTGTTGTTTCGCCGGAAGAGGCGATTCGTCAATCCGCCCGCATCCTGGTCGACCAGTTGTCCGTATTTGCCGCATTGGAAGGTACGGAAGCCGCCAGCGAAGCGCCGTCGCGGGCTCCGCAGATCGACCCGATTCTGTTGCGTCCGGTGGATGACCTCGAGTTGACTGTCCGTTCGGCCAATTGCTTGAAGGCGGAAAACATTTACTATATTGGCGATCTGATCCAGCGCACTGAGAATGAGCTGCTCAAAACGCCGAACCTTGGGCGGAAATCGCTCAACGAAATCAAGGAAGTGCTTGCCTCGCGCGGCTTGACCTTGGGCATGAAGCTCGAAAATTGGCCACCCGCAGGGTTGGAAAAGTAA